AAGTTGATGTTTTTGACGTTCAATACACAACAAGAATGGGAGAATTCAGAGAACTCATAGCCTCCACAAGAGATCAAATACGCAACGAATGCAAGCCAGTTCAGAATCTACTATTCTCAGAGTGTAAACTTGGGATCAATGACTTGCCAAATCATGTTTATGAAGTTGATTGGGATGTGATTTTGATCGACGGACCTCGAGGGGACGGACCAGAAGGGCCGGGGAGGATGGCGCCGATCTTTACAGCTGGGGTGCTGGCGAGAAGCAAGAAGGGAGGAAATGGCAAGACTCATATATTTGTGCATGATTATTACAgagatgttgagaaagtttatgGAGATGAATTTTTgtgcagagagaatttggttgAAGCTAATGACATGCTTGCTCATTTTGTGGTGGAGAAGATGAGTGAGAATAGCTTCCAGTTCTGCAGCAACCGAACATCAaaatctgcttcttcttcttcatcatcattcTAATTGTTTTTAGTCCCAGTTGATATCAAATGGAAAAAATATAATGTGGTTATTTATGATCACTGGAAAAGTTAAGAaacctttttctctttttgttcTTGGATTTGGGGACTGGGTttagtgtaaaaaataattcttttttttttggcaatGCAAAAATGTTCAAGTAatctcaattatttttttttattgcaatacTTATCTATTAGATAAATGAACTTTTAAGTAGTTTAAGTTGGTCAAAAACTTGAGTAAAAAGTCATAAGTAAATTAGCAACTGTTTTGACTTATAAGCTaagaaaaactaattaaaataagagTAAATTATAAAGTGCATGTTGACCATGAGTTTTTACtcataaaaattgattttttttttttttttaattatagacGGTAGAAGTTAAGGCTGTGCACAGTTTTTAAAGTTCGGAATCCAATTAAAAATCGTATATTAAGtgtattaaaacaaaaaaaaattgatattacagaaattaaatttttattaaattaaatttatttaattatttaattttaattttaattttttttatcaaagaaTCATATCGAAACTATACCAATATTGTACCAAACTAGATCCATacgaaaaattaatattatatattcttttaaataattttagtgacATTATGATTATACCGTGtaatatattttcaatatgattttatagtttatattattaaaattataggatttttaaattttaattttataaattattaaataataaataataaaaaattataaataaataaaagtataaataaaataattatttgagaATTATTTCAAACTTAATAAAAGTTTAGTTGTTTGTGctcttgaattatttttatatttagtattatttaattatttttataaattaaattattcttataatttaaatatgactctcttaactattaaataattattaaaaatattataaaataattatataatcgagttagttattaaaaatttttaataatataatttaaatgatttaattagTTATCATAGTTTATTCTATTtatctatctatatatatattatttcaactataaatatatttatcattttatagctttaattatattatatgagtgaatcacatattaataatataatatatctgtaattttatattaaaaatatataattaataattatatataaaataatataatatttttacttagagctatataaaatatatattaatattgaaattattattgtttaaatattggtattattattatttcgacattaattatttattattttaaaataaatataataatattataatttcatttataaaaattaaaattaaagttaaaaaaaattaaaataaaaacaggAATCAAGCCGAAACCATaccaaaatttaattataagtaTAGTTACTAAAAAtgaaagaatcagaaatttagtttcggttttgatttttaatgataatcATATCATAACTGGACCGAACAACGGTAATAAAATCTATCCCTTATGAGTAAATATGCACATGCACCAATTACATTTAATAATTTgcttaaaataagtttttttttttaatagggaAAAGAGAGTATAGAAACTCAACATGCATCTATCAAGCTAATAACATGATTTTAGTtgctaaattaatataaattataaatattattttaatataaattaaaccattaaaataaaaaatcgataaaattattaaaatagtttATATAGTAATTCTAACAAGAAGTTAATAGCATAACTTTAATTAATGTCGTTGAAGTCCCattcaaatttatataaaactatttatcacataaaaataatgttatatatatatatatatgaatgagttataaatattaaaagatttaaatttgaaatttcatctattttttatattttaaaataaaaaaaaataaattattataattaactcataaaaaataatatta
This genomic interval from Manihot esculenta cultivar AM560-2 chromosome 12, M.esculenta_v8, whole genome shotgun sequence contains the following:
- the LOC110627981 gene encoding protein IRX15-LIKE, with the protein product MKNNNTRLILLHPYIQKQGSSNRLWLLAFVSFFTIAFLVTLICTRESLPTKTTTTTTLAATTATSSISTTAPLPTTVINTLLHYASRSNDSFHMPYSEMKPISDVLRKCSSPCNFLVFGLTHETLLWKALNNNGRTLFVEENRYYAAYFEELHPEVDVFDVQYTTRMGEFRELIASTRDQIRNECKPVQNLLFSECKLGINDLPNHVYEVDWDVILIDGPRGDGPEGPGRMAPIFTAGVLARSKKGGNGKTHIFVHDYYRDVEKVYGDEFLCRENLVEANDMLAHFVVEKMSENSFQFCSNRTSKSASSSSSSF